The stretch of DNA ACAGAGTTGATCTTGACTTCTTTCACACCATTTTTTTGCAACTTTGCGCGAATATGACTGATGTGCGAATCGACGGTGCGATCATAAATCTCATCGCCGGACGCCAAACGATCCATCAATTGTTCGCGAGTCAAAATAGTTTCAGGCTGTTCAAAGAACACCGTCAGGATTTCAAATTCACGGCGATTTAAGCTGATAAGGGCTTCGCCATTTTTAAGGATCTGCTGATTTTTAATCAAGGTAAGTCCAGCAAAGCGCACTAAATCTAGCGTCGCCTTTTTATCAGAAAGTTGATTTTTAATACGTGCGATCATTTCTTTATTGCTAAAAGGCTTACGAATGTAATCGTTAGCCCCTTCATCAAATCCGCGCACGACACTTTCTTCATCGGTCCTAGCCGTTAAAAATATCACCGGATTTTTATGTTCTTGGCTGCGCAACCATTGGCAGAACTCATAGCCGTCCCCGTCCGGAAGATTGACATCCAAGATAAACAAATCCGTGCCAGCCGTAGAGGCCGCTAGTTTGCGACGAGCATCGGCGAGGGATTGGGCCCATTCCACTTTATAGGACTCTAGTTCCAACTGAAGTTGAATTGCTTTTCCTACAATAGGGTCGTCTTCTAGTAAAAAAATGTTCGTCATAAAATTAGCCTACCATGTCAAGATTAGTTCGTTAGGTCTATTGTTAATAGGAAGTGTTGGGCAATTATGGAAAACTCAACTATCGTCATGA from Bdellovibrio bacteriovorus encodes:
- a CDS encoding response regulator transcription factor, with product MTNIFLLEDDPIVGKAIQLQLELESYKVEWAQSLADARRKLAASTAGTDLFILDVNLPDGDGYEFCQWLRSQEHKNPVIFLTARTDEESVVRGFDEGANDYIRKPFSNKEMIARIKNQLSDKKATLDLVRFAGLTLIKNQQILKNGEALISLNRREFEILTVFFEQPETILTREQLMDRLASGDEIYDRTVDSHISHIRAKLQKNGVKEVKINSVYGQGYRLERAV